Proteins encoded together in one Diabrotica undecimpunctata isolate CICGRU chromosome 3, icDiaUnde3, whole genome shotgun sequence window:
- the LOC140436283 gene encoding uncharacterized protein, whose amino-acid sequence MNLKFQIFLFVLIFVEINSQDVQVDDTPRKYCDDQLVQVVRTVCAEVYGVKSPPEIPQVENNPNNVEEQPEKPKRTYGVVKKCCEQECNKADIQAFCKGERKYKNPNDGKIKLPDGTIVDVNN is encoded by the exons ATGAACCTaaaattccaaatatttttgTTCGTGCTCATCTTCGTCGAGATTAATTCTCAAGACGTACAAGTTGATGACACACCAAGGAAATATTGTGATGACCAATTAGTTCAAGTTGTTCGTACAGTCTGCGCAGAAGTATATGGTGTCAAATCTCCACCAGAAATAC CACAGGTTGAAAATAATCCAAATAATGTCGAAGAACAACCAGAAAAACCTAAACGAACCTATGGTGTTGTTAAAAAATGTTGCGAACAAGAATGTAACAAAGCTGATATACAAGCCTTTTGTAAGGgtgaaagaaaatacaaaaatccaaatGACGGAAAAATCAAATTACCTGATGGAACTATTGTagatgtaaataattaa